The DNA segment GGCTCAGGAACAAGAAGGTTCTGCTTGTGGCTAACGACGTGGACAAGATCGAACAGTTAGAATCCCTTGGTGAGGAGTTTAGCTGGTTTGGTCATGGGAGCAGAGTCGTCATAGCCACACAAGATAGGCAATTGCTTAGTTCATGGGGTGTGAAGAGTGTCTATGAAGTTGAGCTCTTGAAATGCTACGAAGTTCGAAAGCTCTTTAGGTCAGAAGCATTCAAGCAGAGAGAGGTGGATCCTATTGGTTTGGAGCAGTGTACATATCATCCACACATGAATTTTCTTGgtattaatttcattttgaaaTGTTTGGTGGCTTTGTTTTTAATTGTTGTTCATACTATTGTTTAGGTACATGAATATTGAATTGatgtgtttgtttgttcttAAATTGACTTTTAGTCTTAATGATAATAGTAAagctattcttttgaatattgttttacCGGTGTATGTAAATATTGTTCTTTTTGTAAGGAATAAAGAATacaccatttttttttgtttatgttttgtttctgtAAACCTAAGGAAGATTAAATCAAAGATTGTGTAGTAATTGTTTGCTGGAAAATTTGAACAAAGCTTGATAACCTACCCCGCTCCCCGcctcttaaatttttttatatataaatatgaatgaATTGGATTACTTCAGAAAATTAAATCGGAGCAAACTAAGATCAGCACCATCGTGTATAAATTCactttaatttcttaaaaataaaatattagttgttaataaaatttagtagactaattaaattgtttttttttaatttaaccaACACAAAAAGACATTTGgatataattttttcatgagTTTCTAAAATCctcttaattttgttttaatctcACTCTCTCTTCCTTTTTAATACTTTTCTTTATTAAACTCCTCGAAAGTTTTTCGGTAGACCCGTTCTAATAAAATGTTTGACGGTAAATGGCCTAACGCCTAGACCAATTAACCGAGATCAAAGAGCATTTCTAATGAGAGAATTTAGTTTTGGGTTTTaaaagtacatatatatatgtgtatatactTCCTCCGTtccttaaaaatacatattttagaaaataatttttttctaaaagattttatatttttaatgtatgttttattaactaattgtaaacttcaaaaattttaattgcactaattagttttttattggcttaaaattgtgaaaagaaaataaacacaaaaaatatacaaaatttaatgtattttattaaaatgtgtgaaaaaactAGAATATTAATCTTTTAGAAACATAGagaagtattatatatttatatataattgcggagttttaaattttatgaaaaacgtAACCTAATgtatatgtaattttataaCTTCAAAACTAAATCTCTTCGATAAAATTGCTCTAAAAACAACCGTGTCGGTGGAAGCTGCTTCAAGgtttttacaataaaaataatattttaatgtgtTATGGTTGCCTATTTAAATTTAACTGTTTTAGATATATGTTAACTAATGAAAGTGAAACAAGTGTCATTAAAATTTCTAGACAGACATGTTCGTAGTGGTTCAGAGAACCTCTGCCATCCatctttcctatttttttttagtttttttttattttgatttgtttagatATTTCTCCGCAACTTCCGTTGGAAAAGCTGTTAGGCTTATTGAATTTAGTTAcctttatcatattttgaaacTTGTATCCTGAAAGTTGAAACAATTTATGAAGTATGTAATATCATCTTAATAAAATCCATGCGCACGAATAAATAAGTATGAAAACTGACTGATCTAAAACAATAAATCCAAGTAAACTGAATCAACCAATTGAGAGAAATTGTTCTGTTCAAATTCTATCACATTTCTTTCAAAGGAAACTGATAAAACAGAGTATCTAGTTCTATTTTATACGTCTACTATTAGTTACTCTAATAAGTTTTGTGGTTATTATTTATTCCCATCCGGATCGGTGTGGCAGCATTATACGTCACAATACCATTGATATGCCCATTTCgattaaatttctgattttctcATCATCTTCTTGGAAAAGAAAAGGAATTAGACATCGTTGCAAAATAAACAACGTGCCATTTGTTCTCTAACGGTATATGATTGTAAACCATTCCAATCTCTTATGCACAATATCTATAATGTGAAAAAGAAATGTTGGTTGTTAAATTATATCGGGGTTGCTTCTGTACACCTTCGTTTATCTATATTACTTTCTCGATAATGTTCAATACGTATTCTAGACTTTAGTACAGTATGAATCACTGTTCGTAATATCGGTTGCTTATTGGCGGCCTGAAGACCCGTACATTTTCTTAGAGCGAGGTATAGATGAATgttaaattactttttttattttttatttttataaaagaacAGATCTCTATCAACGGAAATCAAATCtatgatttattaaactttactaggtgatttttattgtattacaaaaaactatatttagtccaaaaaaaaagttatattacAAATTCGAATGAACAAATTcagaatataatataatattaatttgacAGAATCAAAGCTggcaaaaaatataatataatattttgatttcaaTCATACTTGGCTTTGGGTTTTCATTACCTTGGGTGTCAAGGTGTTGTTCTTTGTTAGGTGTTCTCACCGCTTTTGATTAATAATCAACTCAGACgttaaaaaagaatgaaaagtaAATGCGAGGAAAGTAGAAAGAAAGCGGCGAGTCTCACTTGAAACTCTCTCTCCACGGGCTTAGCACGAAGACGGCTATCTATAAAATGAGTCAATTTTCTTTACTCTCAGACAGAACCATTAAGATGACTTCTTCTACTCCACCAACCATCCCGAAGTACGATGTCTTTCTGAGCTTCAGAGGACTCGACACTCGCCGCAACTTCATCAGCTTCCTCTACAAAGAACTCGTCCGAAGGAACATCCGCACCTTCAAAGACGACAAGGAGCTCGAGAGCGGCCGGAAGATTTCGCCGGAGCTAGAACGCGCCATCCAAGAATCCAAGTTCGCCGTAGTTGTGATCTCCGCGAACTACGCCGCGTCCACTTGGTGCCTTCAAGAACTCGTCAAGATCATGGATTTCGTCAACAAGGGCTCACTCACCGTGATCCCCGTCTTCCACGGCGTTGAGCCGTGTCACGTGAGGTGGCAGATGGAAAAATTCGCCGTACAGTTTGAGGAGCACAAGAGCGAAGATCGCGAGAAAGTCCTCTCGTGGGGACACGCGTTGACCAATCTCGCGAATATCTCCGGCCATTGTTCATCggaatggtaaaaaaaaattcgtttaCTTGAGGATCAAGTTAGTTTCTACAATGATTGGGATGTCTAGGTTTTAGGTTTAAAGGTTGAAACTTTATTGTTTAGATTCGATCTGATGATGAAGTTCCGACAGTGATGGgttgtctgttttttttttttttttactttggtcGGATTTTTTAATTCCTATGTCCGATTTTGAATCGTGTTCTGATGTTGTTTATCTGTCTCTTCAGGGAAGATGACTCGATGATGGTGGACGAGATTGCTAGGAGGATATCAACGTGGATTGACACAACGAGAAAACCAACAAGAACCGGAAGTAACCTAGTGGGGATTGATGTACACATGAAAGCTGTGTCGCGGTTAATAGATCTGAACTCGAAGAAGAAGTCTGTGAGAGTGATAGGTATCTGGGGGAGAGGAGGCAACGGTAGATCGGCTCTCGCTGAGTTCGTGTACAAGAACATCTGTCAACACTTCGGAAGCCATTGCTTCCTGGAGAATGTGAAGAGGATATCTCAGGACCGTCACATGTCGCATCTACGCCAAGAGGTTCTTAAAAGGGTGCAAGTAGAATCGAACCAGAAGGTTCTGCTAGTGGCGAACGAAGTTAATAAACTTGAACACTTTGATGCTCTTGCAGAGGATTTCAGCTGTTTTGGTCCGGGGAGTATAGTTATCATCACTACACAAGACAAGCAGTTGCTTGTTTCAGCCGGTATAAAGCTTGTTTACGAAGCCGAGCCTCTGGCGTTCCAGAAAGTTCGTGAACTATTCAGACAGTTAGGTTTCAGAGTCAGGGAGGGAGCTATTGAGTCTGAATTGTGTAAGGGAACTAATCTTGCCATGAAATGGTTAGGTTGTTGTCTACCTGTTAGATCTGGTTACAGGAAATTgtcttaatttgttttttttcatgtatCATTAAGTTTAGTATATGGCTAAACTTAGTAAGATGTGGCTAAAGAATTTTCCTTTCTAATAAAAACTTCGAACAATTCTTTccatcttatctattaaaagaaaagtcatagctcttttcatgtgtgatattttaaaataaatcattccCTAGAATATTGTTacattatcttttatatttacataacaAAATCCTAACAATATACTTAGCTATTTTTTATTCCAAATATATTAGTTCccttttcaaatatatatcatatgtaaTTGTCTATCTTATCAAATAAATACAACATCGTATGTAATCGTATCCATCACATAATTCTTATGCAATActttaatatctatataattttgagtttaaataatatacaattttgtttaaaaaattatatgctttaaaaatgaagatcaaaaccaaatttatataaaaatattttaaaagataaattaattttaaatttgatgaataaaaataaaacaaatatccgcgcggttgcgcggattaAACTCTAGTGTATAAAATTAAATCAGAAAAATCACATAGGTATAGGCCGGGGCTATAGGTTACAACTTTATCGACTTTTCAAACTGAAGAGTTCAGATTAAGGTTATGAATGGGGTTTGCGGGACGGGACGTAATTGATACAGTACAAGTGCGATTTTCAAAATGTTACCAATCAgcaattacaaaactaaaaagGCGGTTTTGTTTAAATACCGCACTcagcaaaaaaatgtttttgtttgttctatCACGTAAAATAACGCACTTGTTTTATAGCATCTTCGATTTTGGTGTGGTTGAAGTGCGTTTTTAACTGTAACACTTACGTACTATCATCATTCAATTAATAATATTCACCTGTTACATGAAAACCTTACGTACTAATTgaagtattttaatatatatttgttacaaaaataattggtcaaccaaaactttaaaataatatttcatgtTTTCATGAAAAATGTcatttgaagatttttttattttttctgcggtttataatatatatacatttatgtaactattttaatatatataaaaatatattaaaaatatatacatttttcatttACACATCTGTTTagctattttaatatatatatatatatatatatatatatatatatatatatatatatatatatatatatatatatatatatgctacaAAAATAATTGGTTATCCAAACCGTTAAAAATAATAGTACGtaattatatttctaaaattctaaaatcttaccctaaacccaaaactataCCCTAAAAACctgaatctgaaaaaaaaatacatgtaataCCAGAAATACACCATACACTCAAATATACTTAATATATACTACTCCctttgtttcatattaagtgtcattttgaccttgtgcacacagattaaaaaataattaattttgtatattttctatataaaaacacaattacatatacacctaaccatatttcaaccaataaaaaaataaattactacataaaattaataaattttgcattgaaaatcgaaaatgacacttattttgtaacgaaaaaatttctctacaacgatacttaatatgaaacgaCATAGGGAGTATGATTCTTGGGTCTACTCAAACTTGAACCGAGATTCACggatccaaaaaaattatatccaaTAAGTAGTTTAGTCTAGCTCCAGACCCTGATCTGAACTTGTATGTTTGGGTTGGTTCTGGTTCGGGTAAAATACCAAACCCTACTAAATTTTAGAATATAGATTATAAACAtacatgaaaataattttttaatatatatatatatatatatcaaaaatttgtttgagatgaattttggtatttaaatttttctaaataataaagaaaatttaatatccATAACACTAAATaaacaattttcattttaattatattaaatatattgatatatctattttacattatttaaatttttcttaactGTTTAATTCTGCACTATAGATTTTCACCAATCAACACAATTCCGCACCGCTAATTTTATCAAAACCGCACTTGTCCCGCAAAACGCACGAACCGCAGTTGAACCGTCCCGCACCTAAATTCTGTCCCGCTTATTTTACTAAATCCGCGGTCACCATTTGGACCCTAATACTAATGTTAGCCTTTGACTCTTTCGTCTTAAACAATACCGGGAGTGGCTCTGACTTTATTTCTTAATTCTGAACACAGAATACCATGACGtaccagaaaaataaaaaaagtctaTTTGACTTCTTCATTGATTATAGTAAAACAAAACACTGTACTACTCTGCGACGAATATGTGACTCGGCAAAGTATAGTAGCATACGTTACTTTTACGTTACGACTTACGAACTCAGTGACTGCACGACAATAtcgtataaaatattttagaaactttttttttttgaaaaaatattttagaaactttCCACGACGATTCTATATACTTAGCAAAAAACTTGTATTAATTTTCAAGGTACGATAAAAGTATCCAAATCTCCAGCATCTGTGACGTTGCATGCGTAATGcgttaaacataaattaaactattactTTGGAATATATGATTGTGACATAACAAACACTTCTATAACTTTTGTGAAAAATAACATGTTTCAACTTTAGGATATGACTACTATATTTTTTCACTTGCACGTAAACATGTCTCTATAAAGGTAGAACCATTCTTTGGCGATTTAGAATAACtcggtttttactttttaaacgtTCACGGTTCTAGGACGTACGGCACGTGAAGAACCATGTTTTCCATATGATCTCAGGCAAAAATCATGgacacatattttatttttatttttttggttgaataTGCTTCTTATTACAATAGCTCGAAATGTATAACATATACgtatattgtttttaagtttcc comes from the Brassica napus cultivar Da-Ae chromosome A7, Da-Ae, whole genome shotgun sequence genome and includes:
- the LOC106357228 gene encoding disease resistance protein Roq1 codes for the protein MSQFSLLSDRTIKMTSSTPPTIPKYDVFLSFRGLDTRRNFISFLYKELVRRNIRTFKDDKELESGRKISPELERAIQESKFAVVVISANYAASTWCLQELVKIMDFVNKGSLTVIPVFHGVEPCHVRWQMEKFAVQFEEHKSEDREKVLSWGHALTNLANISGHCSSEWEDDSMMVDEIARRISTWIDTTRKPTRTGSNLVGIDVHMKAVSRLIDLNSKKKSVRVIGIWGRGGNGRSALAEFVYKNICQHFGSHCFLENVKRISQDRHMSHLRQEVLKRVQVESNQKVLLVANEVNKLEHFDALAEDFSCFGPGSIVIITTQDKQLLVSAGIKLVYEAEPLAFQKVRELFRQLGFRVREGAIESELCKGTNLAMKWLGCCLPVRSGYRKLS